The DNA sequence GGGTGTGTTGTGGAAAGTGTCTGATAGTAGGGATAGGGATTAAAACATGATAAATCTTCTTTCACTATATTTAGATTGAGTTGTCATAGCTGTTGTGAGTCCTATGAGCTCTGAttggaggagagggagaacaTGAACTCACCTACTACGACAGGTAGCACCTTCATGGCTTTCCTCTCCCTGTTGTTGATCTTGGCTCCCTTCTTCTTGTGCAGCTGTTGGCTGAACGTCAGTGTGGGCACTGAGTTCTCTCTGTACTGCCGAGGATAAGGAATCTCCTGCTGCATATAGTCGTCCGTGTCATCCAGCCGAGACTGGGCCAAGTCCCTCTCGATGATCCTGGGTAGAGGCATGGGCAGAGGCCCGGGGATGGTGCCTGTCAGCGGGGGGAGGGTGGTAGTGACGGCTGCATGCTGCAACTTCCTGCAGGCCTCGATGCTGCTGCGCAGTTTGACCTTACGAGCCTCCTCCCAGTGTCGCAGCCCACGGAAAATACCAAAGTAGAGCAGTACCATGATGGGACAGGGGATGAAAAAGGAGCAGACTGAGGAATAGACCACATAGTTGTTATCCTCCAGTTTGCACTCGCTGGGGTCGCGGTCAGGCACGTTGTTGATGCCAAACATGACTGGTGAGGCCACAGCCAGGGCCAGCAGCCAGGTAGCCGACAGCAGGATGAGCTGACGGTGGTCCACATGTTTGCGGTTGTAATTTAGGGGTATGGACACTGCAATAAACCTACAGAACAATGAAGAAGGTTTAAACAAAGAATCGAATAGACTAACCTGATGTAAAATCGGTTACCTACTACATAATCGGTCAGGTATGGTTTTGTCAGTAATACCGAATAGTTCAAACAATGTCCTGGTCGAATACATTTGTTGTTCTTAGGCTGAGTTCCAATCAAACCAAAATAGATgaatttttaatgaaattattaaaaaactgCCCGAATCAGCATCTGTTCCCAGGCCGTCCTCACCAGGAAACCGGCAGTATAGGTTGATTATTATTTAGCTTAAtatgacccatatttacgtttttTTGTTAATCTGCAACCTTTAGTGACAGAAGAAGACAGGTGACGTAGTACAAAAAGTGACAAAGGCCGTGTAAGGAGGGGGTGCggtggatggatgtgtcaagtaaactcaggacaTTTACTCAGGAGACCGAGGTTCGAGTCCCGTGTGACAGAAAATCACAAGTGACATTTTTTAAGTTCAGTAACACTCCACTGAAatggctcttctgtctgtaacagaagccctagggtcagctaaagctgcagcccaatcctcagttcttatcctgcttgacctatcagctgcgtTTGACACAGtaaaccacaggatcctgctatccgctctctcagcaatgggcatctcgagtaaagcactcctgtggttcgaatcctacctctcggggcgttcctacaatgttttgtggcaaggacaattatcctcctcccactggcTCTCCActgggtgccccaaggctcagtgctagggccccttctcttctcaatttacaccacctcactggggccgatcatttgctcgcacggcttctcttaccactgctacgcagacgatacgcaactctacctatccttcccgccaggcgatcccaccgtctcggcgcggatcacggactgtctctcggacatatctgcatggatgaaggcttgccaccttcaactaaacctctctaagactgagcTCTTGGTCATTctagccaagcaatctatccaccataacatcaaactacaaattgactcctcaaccatcactccaaccaagatGGTGAGAAACTttggtgtcatgattgatgaccagctgtctttttcagaccatgttgctgctgtctctcggtcacgccgctttgctctatacaacctaaggaaaatcaggccctacctcactcagtacaccacccagcttctggtacaggccatggttatctctcgcatcgactattgcaatgccctcctagcaggtcatCCAGCTtatgcggtgaaacccttacaaattgttcagaatgcagcagcgcgtctgttttttgatcagcccaaaaagactcatgtcactccattactcagtgacctccactggctccccggggcctccagaatcaaattcaagtcactaatgctgcatacagagtgagtactgggtctgcacccatctacctaaactccataatacaaacttatgtTCCTTCTCAGctactacgctcctccaacgaacgccgcctggctctgccatcccttcacacaaagcaatcccagtcccggctattctcatctgtgacaccacgatggtggaacgagctaccacacgccatcagagcaggggcgtccctctctaacttcaagaagctcttgaaaactcatctcttctaagaacacttcctcttataacacctctaactcctaacctctaacatgcacttcctgtgctcttcttcttctatcccctacaatgatcttgtattgattgcactttctgttaactcttacttccttccctaggtatttaccccattgatgtgatatgtactatgagctcttactagtatttattgctgctcttactagtatgtattgtcagttgtagatctgtatttgatgctctgttgatgcttgaatgttgttcctcaaatgtaagtcgctttggataaaagcgcctgccaaatgagtaaatgtaaatgcaacaaTGTTTTGTAGATGACTTATGTAATATActtatttgaacccaaaccaCGATCTTTTACCAatcctaaccaagtggttttgttgccaAAAAAAGTTCCAAACGCTTCACAACATTTACCATGACTTAAACGTCACATGACTTGCATATCATTCGTCCGGAACGCTGAccgctggactggtacttgccaacactcatatgttgttttgggacacttgacaatcGTCCTATTTAGTTATTTAGATATGTTGTTTCTCATGTGTTACAATCAGGTTTTGTAATCACCTATTTGGATCAGCGTTTTAGTAAAGTGAAGGAATTCGCTTTACCTCTTGATCAATTTGGTGAATTTAATTTTGACTAATGGACTGCTCATCATGCCTTCATCAAAGCTCTAATAAAAGCTTCAAAAGGAAATGTGAGCAGTTttgatttttgcttttttaatgCTGGACCGCCACCTTTTTTCTTTACAGTCTCTGCATTGCAGTTCTTTTTTAAAGCAGAACATCCAAAAGAGAACAATTGACTGCACTAGAGCTGAGCAGGATTTTAGTTTTCAAAGTTAACTAGAATAATTAAACACTGTATCTGCTGTCTGAGTCATTTCTGGATCAATTCTAGCCTTGTTCTGAAACTCACCCTCCCACCACTGCTTTTCTCATTCCCTTCCTCCATTAGCTTCCAAAGTAAAACCAAACTGAAGCTGTCCGTCATGTGACAGCAGAGGGATGATTCATATCTTTATATAAAActtgacacacacatacctgtCCACGCTGATGGCACAGAGGTTGAATATGGATGCGGTGCAGAGCATCACATCCATGGTCATCAGGCTATCACACATCAGCATGTTCAACGACCAAACTCCACCCTGaaactgcacacacatacacagaaagaaacacacaaacaccgaCTCATTAGCTGCCCCAAATCCGAGTGTAAATACGTCTAATCCTCTTGTGCTTGCAtcactgcagctcagtgttaAGACAAACATTCCTCCTGTGAAACACAACTCTGTCCGTCCACTTTCTCCTCTCATGACTTCTCTCCAGGTGAACATGGAAAGGTTTTAACTTTCAGACTGACTTTTCTAATCCAGTGAGTGCATGCAGACTAACCACCGGTGTCATACTCAGTAGGTTAAATGGCTGCAATCACTGGCACAGGTAACAAGATCACAAATGCGGCTCATTAAGGAGAGCTTAAGGGGAAGCCTCAGCAGGACATCTCTGAGCCACAGAGATATTTAGACAGGCAAGCAGGCAGGTggcttttaatactttaagaaGCCCTGTATGACtcattttaagccttttattACCTGGAAATATTGTGATTTATACCTCTCCTAATAACCAGTATGAACCTCCAGCGTCTCCCTTGTCATTAGTTAATCCTGATTAAAGAGGCGAGAGACCGCACAGCTCAGTACTTGATGGTCTTTCCTCTATTTTGTGTAATGATGAACTGGCTCTGGTAGGTGTAATGGGTAACCTTCCCTGATCAGATTAGTCCAAGCGTTGAtcctttttataattttaatcagGATATGTAAAATACTTGGTTTTACCTGAGAATTGTGAGAATTATAAGACCCCAATCCACGTAAACGTGTggtttttacacacaaaaaacactgttGTACAGTGTAACATACCCGCAGGTGTTAGGTGTGATACAGGCTGCTGTCATGGATGAATTATGGCACAATGGGTTCCTGGGCACAGACATGGGGAAGGCCCCCCCTCCTAGATGGGAGCAATACACCCAGAAAGAAACTGCACAACTGCATGTTTCGAGTCAGTGTTGTCTTGCATCTCTTTCTAGTTATTTTGAGGTTCTTTGTAGTCGTTTAgcatctctttgtagtcattttgcatctcttttgGAGTcgttttattgtcatttcaaagagatgcaaaatgatGAAATACGACTACAAAGACACTCAAATTGACTACGAGCGCAAAACAACTATAAAGACACTGAAAATGACTTTGTAGTCGTTTTGCATCTCTTCATTTCTTGCAATTTGAGGTTCTttacaaagagatgcaaaacgaTTACAAAGAACCTCAAAGTGACTACaatgagatgcaaaacaactacaaagacactgaaaatgactacaaagagatacaaaacgACTGCAGTCATTTTCAGTGTCTTTAAAGTTGTTTTGCGCTCAATGTAGTCAATTTTTAGTTTCTTTATAGTCGTACTTCACCTCATTGTAATAATTTAGCATCTCATAGTCATTTTCAGTGTCTCTAGTCGTTTTCCATCATTTTGCATCTCTTAGTAGTCGTATTTTATCTCTTTTGTAGTAATTTCGGATCTCTTTCTAGTCATTTTGAGGTTCTTTGTAGTCGTTTTGCatcattttgcatttctttgtagttgttttaatTCGTCTTTGTAGTcgtatttcatgtttttgtagTGATTTTGCATCTCTTTCTAGTCATTTAGAGgttctttgtagtcatttttagtgtctctgtagtcattttgcctctctttgtggttgttttctgtctctgtggtcaATGTGCACATCTTTTGGCCATTTTGCC is a window from the Micropterus dolomieu isolate WLL.071019.BEF.003 ecotype Adirondacks linkage group LG20, ASM2129224v1, whole genome shotgun sequence genome containing:
- the drd4b gene encoding dopamine receptor D4b, coding for MSDISTDFNNDTLPAAAATNYNFPALIFGILLIVIITGGNVLVCLSVYLEKALKTTTNYFIVSLAFADLLLAVLVLPLFVYAEFQGGVWSLNMLMCDSLMTMDVMLCTASIFNLCAISVDRFIAVSIPLNYNRKHVDHRQLILLSATWLLALAVASPVMFGINNVPDRDPSECKLEDNNYVVYSSVCSFFIPCPIMVLLYFGIFRGLRHWEEARKVKLRSSIEACRKLQHAAVTTTLPPLTGTIPGPLPMPLPRIIERDLAQSRLDDTDDYMQQEIPYPRQYRENSVPTLTFSQQLHKKKGAKINNRERKAMKVLPVVVGCFLFCWTPFFVVHTTRAVCLTCDIPPGLMSTVTWLGYVNSALNPVIYTIFNTEFKKFFKKCFRSCC